A genomic window from Rhodococcus sp. KBS0724 includes:
- a CDS encoding DNA alkylation repair protein has translation MPTADELLGVAVVADLAGCLERATGDTRLALVRGSSSEFDGMSLGERTRVVRDAMIAELPEDFPVFAKIIRRALTEETFTGWMIWPVTEAVAASATRSGRLADFDDGMALLAELTSRLTGEFAIRTFLDANPARALAIALGWTDHEDEHVRRLASEGTRLRLPWGRRVKALTENPESTVSILDALYRDESEYVRRSVANHLNDLSRADAAVAVSIAKRWLGDPDEATSKVVRHALRSLVKAGDVDALALLGFAAPTDIAISDFVIDREAVDLGGDIGFGFAVSNNGSESVTVAIDYIVHHVKANGLTSPKVFKLTTRSLPPGASAQIAKRHSFKPISTRRYYAGTHSVEVQINGVTQGLRSFQLGVAADDS, from the coding sequence ATGCCCACAGCAGACGAACTTCTCGGGGTAGCCGTCGTGGCCGATCTGGCAGGCTGCCTCGAGCGCGCGACTGGTGATACGCGCCTTGCCCTCGTTCGAGGTAGTTCATCCGAATTCGACGGAATGAGTCTTGGCGAGCGCACACGCGTCGTCCGGGACGCGATGATTGCCGAACTGCCAGAGGACTTTCCAGTCTTCGCCAAGATCATCCGCCGTGCGCTTACCGAGGAGACCTTCACGGGGTGGATGATCTGGCCGGTCACCGAAGCTGTTGCCGCGTCGGCTACGCGTAGCGGGCGGCTCGCAGATTTCGACGACGGTATGGCCCTGCTCGCAGAGTTGACGTCACGGTTGACCGGAGAATTCGCGATCCGGACGTTCCTCGACGCGAATCCCGCGCGAGCGTTGGCGATCGCCCTCGGATGGACAGATCACGAGGATGAGCACGTTCGACGCCTCGCCAGTGAGGGCACCCGACTGCGTCTGCCCTGGGGTAGGCGGGTGAAAGCGTTGACGGAGAACCCGGAGTCCACCGTCTCGATTCTTGACGCGCTGTACCGCGACGAGTCGGAATACGTGCGGAGATCGGTTGCGAACCATCTCAATGACCTCAGCCGCGCGGACGCTGCGGTGGCGGTATCAATCGCGAAGCGTTGGCTCGGCGATCCCGATGAAGCGACGTCCAAAGTGGTTCGCCACGCACTCCGCAGCCTGGTGAAAGCCGGCGACGTCGACGCGTTGGCCCTGCTGGGCTTTGCGGCGCCCACGGATATCGCGATCTCGGACTTTGTGATCGATCGCGAGGCTGTTGATCTCGGCGGGGACATCGGATTCGGTTTTGCCGTGAGCAACAACGGCAGCGAGTCCGTGACCGTGGCAATCGACTACATAGTCCATCACGTCAAGGCCAACGGACTCACCAGTCCGAAGGTATTCAAGCTGACCACGCGCTCACTGCCGCCAGGGGCCAGCGCACAGATCGCCAAGCGGCATTCCTTCAAGCCGATCAGTACGAGGCGGTACTACGCGGGCACACATTCCGTCGAGGTGCAGATCAACGGTGTTACACAGGGCCTGAGATCTTTTCAGCTCGGAGTCGCTGCGGACGATAGCTGA
- a CDS encoding nuclear transport factor 2 family protein has product MIDSAKVPGAARAYFDGGDVRDVFTDDAVVRDDGRTYIGIEEIVAWKSAVSTAFTFTQNIESVHTPASAVVLSVKVEGDFPGSPVRLHHHFTLAGDRISALTVCP; this is encoded by the coding sequence ATGATCGACTCAGCGAAGGTGCCAGGCGCAGCGCGCGCGTACTTCGACGGCGGCGACGTCCGCGACGTGTTCACCGACGACGCGGTGGTGCGTGACGACGGCCGGACGTATATCGGCATCGAAGAAATCGTGGCGTGGAAATCCGCGGTGTCGACGGCGTTCACTTTCACTCAGAATATCGAGTCGGTACACACCCCTGCCTCGGCCGTTGTCCTATCGGTAAAGGTCGAGGGTGATTTTCCCGGGAGCCCCGTCCGGTTACACCACCACTTCACTCTTGCCGGTGATCGGATTTCCGCTCTTACGGTGTGCCCCTGA
- a CDS encoding CdaR family transcriptional regulator: MSIRGVSLDTVLRALGRPFVEIVFMPLGDDVFVDTVVFAEVGDLARPKTQDVESSELWLTVGVGEADLAAWLNRLDQSGSAPTAVMSKEARDESVQAAAQRAGVALIAVHPEARWDRLLTTIQGVLEHSASRQDADAIVFGSDTDLFELAQNVAALTRAMVSIEDERSHVLAYSASGDAADELRKRSILGREGPREYLRKLQEWGVFESLRRSDDVVEVPAHEDLAIRRRLVVPIRRISEDVKGESGFSSDLLGTIWVQEGPLPIAADADRVLRGAAAIAARLISRIRDAPSNEAIQIQRLLGVRGGGVDIPSLAAALSIPMSGPAMVIGVASVGGGGLPPAGELVSSLRLHASAFHRESLVSAVGGRVYVLFPRTQSVKSTVSWTREVIARLDKVSPSGLRAAVSSPVSTLAEVAKARAEVDRVLDGTSGDVRVTTLADSRTPVLLGEIMNAIAADEQLHDPRIDALDVYDRRNGSNMRESVSVYLALSGDVRRASEQLRIHPNTLRYRIKRVEEITDTDLSEPSARLLMEIQLAASAPR; this comes from the coding sequence GTGTCTATCCGTGGGGTCAGTCTCGACACAGTCCTTCGAGCGCTGGGTAGACCCTTCGTCGAGATCGTCTTCATGCCCCTAGGCGACGACGTCTTTGTCGATACCGTGGTGTTCGCGGAGGTCGGGGATCTCGCGCGCCCAAAAACTCAAGACGTCGAATCTTCCGAACTCTGGCTCACTGTCGGTGTTGGCGAAGCCGATCTGGCGGCCTGGCTGAACCGCCTCGATCAGAGCGGCTCAGCGCCTACGGCCGTCATGTCGAAGGAGGCGCGGGACGAGTCTGTGCAGGCAGCCGCACAGCGCGCCGGGGTCGCATTGATAGCGGTCCATCCGGAAGCTCGCTGGGATCGTTTGTTGACCACGATCCAGGGTGTGCTCGAGCATTCGGCGTCACGGCAAGATGCGGATGCCATCGTATTCGGTAGTGACACAGACTTGTTCGAGCTCGCGCAGAACGTCGCAGCACTTACGCGGGCTATGGTCAGTATCGAGGACGAGCGATCTCACGTCTTGGCTTACTCGGCATCGGGGGATGCTGCGGACGAGCTGCGCAAACGATCCATTCTCGGACGCGAAGGACCGCGTGAGTACCTCCGAAAGCTGCAGGAGTGGGGCGTTTTCGAAAGCCTGCGGCGAAGCGACGACGTGGTCGAAGTACCTGCCCACGAAGACCTCGCGATCAGGCGACGGTTGGTGGTTCCGATACGCAGGATCTCGGAGGACGTCAAAGGGGAGAGCGGATTCAGTTCCGACCTGCTCGGGACGATCTGGGTGCAGGAAGGCCCGCTTCCCATCGCCGCCGATGCCGACCGCGTGCTCCGCGGTGCGGCTGCTATTGCCGCTCGGCTGATTTCGCGAATTCGAGACGCACCGAGTAACGAGGCGATACAGATTCAGAGGTTGCTCGGAGTTCGCGGCGGGGGTGTCGACATTCCTTCCCTCGCGGCCGCACTGTCCATCCCGATGTCCGGACCGGCGATGGTGATCGGCGTGGCGAGTGTCGGAGGTGGTGGGTTGCCGCCTGCGGGTGAGCTCGTGTCGTCGTTGCGTCTGCACGCTAGTGCCTTTCACCGTGAATCGCTGGTGAGTGCCGTCGGTGGAAGGGTCTACGTGCTGTTTCCGCGAACCCAATCCGTGAAATCCACAGTTTCGTGGACCCGCGAAGTTATCGCGCGTTTGGACAAGGTGTCGCCCTCGGGTTTACGGGCCGCGGTGTCGTCTCCGGTTTCGACGCTCGCTGAGGTAGCTAAGGCTCGCGCCGAAGTGGATCGGGTATTGGACGGAACGTCGGGGGACGTTCGTGTGACGACCCTCGCGGACTCGCGCACCCCGGTGTTGCTGGGGGAAATCATGAACGCGATTGCGGCCGACGAGCAACTGCACGATCCGAGAATTGACGCCCTGGATGTCTACGACAGACGCAACGGGTCGAACATGCGGGAAAGCGTCAGCGTCTACCTTGCGCTCTCGGGAGACGTCCGACGCGCATCCGAGCAGCTTCGCATTCACCCGAACACGCTCCGGTACCGGATCAAGCGGGTCGAGGAGATCACGGATACCGATCTGTCCGAGCCGTCGGCGAGGCTGTTGATGGAGATTCAGTTGGCGGCGTCCGCTCCGCGGTGA